One genomic region from Candidatus Bathyarchaeia archaeon encodes:
- the gcvPA gene encoding aminomethyl-transferring glycine dehydrogenase subunit GcvPA has protein sequence MTTNKHHPYIPNSEEEVEASLLRSLGLTDVEELFMDVPRSVRLDRPLKIPESSSELEVERRIEEILKENLSIKDLPVFLGGGFWPHYVPAAVEEIVNRSEFLTSYTPYQPEISQGVLQALFEFQSMVAQLTGMEYSNCSMYDCSSALGEAARMAARFTGRLKILIPEFISPLRERVLKTYVEPTGMRVIKYPQEDLTGQVDEEALKGLCDDGVAAVYIENPSYLGFVEERVEFVEDTAHAAGAMLIVGVDPLSLGILKPPGDYGADIVVAEGQPLGLGLNYGGPGLGIMACRDLSLLRQMPGRIVGMTQTVEGELPAFCLALQSREQHIKREKATSNICTNNALCAIAAAVYLSLLGSDGLAELGKIIAAKSRYAMEALNSISKVEAPVFQAFHFKEFVVRIHAPIGVEDLNERLLKHGVYGGLPLRSEFPKLGNAALLCVTEVHSKEDIDKLVEAIRLEVG, from the coding sequence ATGACTACGAATAAGCATCACCCATACATACCTAACAGTGAGGAGGAGGTTGAAGCCTCACTTCTAAGGTCTCTGGGATTAACGGACGTTGAGGAGTTGTTCATGGATGTCCCACGCTCCGTGAGGCTTGATAGGCCTCTTAAAATTCCCGAATCCTCCTCGGAGCTTGAAGTGGAGCGGAGAATCGAGGAGATCTTAAAGGAGAACCTGTCCATTAAGGATTTGCCGGTATTCCTAGGAGGGGGATTTTGGCCCCACTATGTTCCAGCCGCCGTTGAGGAGATCGTCAACAGATCAGAGTTTCTAACCTCCTACACGCCCTATCAACCGGAAATCTCTCAGGGGGTTTTGCAGGCGTTATTCGAGTTTCAAAGCATGGTTGCTCAGCTTACTGGAATGGAATACTCAAACTGTTCGATGTATGATTGCTCTTCGGCTTTAGGTGAAGCCGCGCGAATGGCCGCCAGGTTTACGGGGAGGTTGAAGATTCTAATACCTGAATTCATTTCCCCGTTAAGGGAAAGAGTCCTCAAAACCTATGTTGAGCCTACTGGAATGCGGGTTATCAAGTATCCTCAAGAAGACTTGACCGGTCAAGTTGATGAGGAAGCCCTTAAAGGGCTTTGCGACGACGGGGTAGCGGCTGTCTACATCGAGAACCCATCATATTTAGGATTCGTCGAGGAGAGGGTTGAATTCGTTGAGGACACCGCCCACGCCGCTGGCGCGATGCTAATCGTAGGGGTGGATCCGCTAAGCCTCGGAATACTGAAGCCTCCAGGCGACTATGGAGCGGATATCGTGGTGGCTGAAGGCCAACCGTTAGGCCTCGGATTAAACTATGGAGGCCCAGGCCTAGGCATCATGGCGTGTAGAGATCTCTCCCTTTTAAGGCAGATGCCGGGAAGAATCGTAGGCATGACCCAAACGGTTGAAGGGGAGCTACCAGCTTTCTGCTTGGCTTTGCAAAGCCGAGAACAGCATATTAAACGTGAAAAAGCCACCTCTAACATATGCACCAACAACGCGCTGTGCGCGATAGCGGCGGCGGTTTATCTATCACTCCTAGGTTCCGACGGCCTAGCGGAGCTGGGTAAAATCATCGCCGCCAAATCCAGATACGCCATGGAGGCGTTAAATTCGATCAGCAAGGTTGAGGCCCCGGTTTTCCAGGCCTTCCACTTCAAGGAGTTCGTGGTTAGAATTCACGCCCCGATAGGGGTTGAAGACCTAAACGAACGCCTGCTGAAACATGGAGTATATGGCGGCCTACCCTTAAGGTCTGAGTTTCCGAAGCTGGGCAACGCGGCTTTGCTCTGCGTCACCGAGGTTCATTCCAAGGAGGATATAGACAAGTTGGTGGAGGCGATTCGACTGGAGGTTGGTTAA